TGTTCcactttgttgttatttttagtcTTTGTTGTTATCGACCATGGTATGGACACCTGCCATCTATTGcatttattcacacacaaagtgaagagaaaatgtACACGTTTCTAATTTGCCAATTTAATTCCAGTGTAAGAATTGAACTTAATATTCTCACATATCTGCTCTGCTGTGGAAAAGTATTTCCTTTAGAATGTCctaaaataacaatatacagTGTAGATTAGATTAGCATAAATAAGATTAGTGTTACCTTTCAGATGTCTGATTTTATGAGGCCCACACTGCTCACTCTCAAATTCTTAATCAATAACTTCATGACAGTGATTGGTTGATAATAACAGCAAGCAAAAAGGGAGTGTGCCTATTTATGGATCGCTTGCCCTTATTGGCTCCAGTCTGAACGTAGCATTGACCAGCTTTCTTAATGATGATAGCGTACACACCTGCTctgcaaattaataaatgtgCATCCTCAGCATGTTTTCTTAATTGGTGCTCTTTTTACCAATGAACATTTTTTCTTGCTTGGTAAGTTGAAGTGCCAAATGCCCTCCATTGTGAATGACTTTGATGGTATTATTTAATGCTAATAAGGTCGATCTGTCATCTGAAACAGATCTTGGCAGACAGAGCAAGGTTGGAGCACGTCCCTAAACCCAGAAGTTTAGATGCGAAAGGGTGAGAAATGACGGCCTGTTTGCCGGATAGATTGACTTTACTTTTAtcgtcttctccttctctctcttgctctctgtctcttctaGTTTTCTGTCACCTGTGTCTGGAGGTCGCAAGGCTGGTGTGTGTCTGAACATTATCAGCCATGGCATCAGCAAATGTTACACTGGAAAATCAGCTGCACAGTACACAGAAAAACCTGCTCTTCCTCCAGCAGGACCATGCCAGCACGTTGAAGGGGCTACACGCAGAGATCCGCAGGTTACAACAGCAATGCACAGGTGAACACGGCCGCTAGTAGCCACCTCTCGTCTCCTCTTGCTGCGTAAAACCAGAGAGGATATCTTATGAGATCAGATGGATCACTTGCAAACAGcgaattaaataataaagtatccTTGAATTCATAGCTGGGGCAGATCAGATGTAAAACCTAAATGGATATTTGAGACCAAGAGTCAACAAGATGCTGTGGGGCCACTATTAAACCTTTTAGATAGAATATGATGACTTATGGGAAATGCACTCAGGTATCAGTAAGTACACTTTGCACTGTAGCAATGCGAAACCTGTATTAAGCATTCCACCAAAAGGAAGGATATAAAGATCGCTCTGATTTCCCGTATGCTTGGCTAACCTGTCTCTAAAGCTGACGTGGAACTCTCACTAATCTTGTTAAAGGAATACTTGGCCATATGGAATCCACGGACACGTATGCCCCTGACATGCATTGCTGCTAGTTAGTGTGTATAAGGAGGATGCTGTTTGATAGCGGTCCTTTTTGCAACCTCATGTGACCCTCTCCTTTTTTCACAGATCTGACATATGAGCTCACTGTGAGAAGCTCTGATCCCTCAGGTAAGCCTCTAtcgtacagtacagtacagtacacacacatatctgcTTTTCTACAGACTTTCAATGTCTAGTGTAATTAGTTACAACCAGTATTAATTTGCTGTTACACTGTGTCACATTAGATTGACTAAGAAAGGTCTTATAAAGTACTTGCAACAAGTCGTTTCCCCCTGGtctaataattatattaaatctAGTTATATTTAAGAGTACAGTTTTATTTCTAAACAACATAAACTGTAAAAGTGCACAGCAGCGGCGACAAAACAGTCAAGGCtataaatctgtgttttctgcGAACATAGAGGTCTGTGTCATTTGAAAGAGCAGGGGGCTCTGCCTGTTTCCTGGTAACAAAGTCCCACCCAGGAAGCATTGCAATGTGGGACTCCCTGGTGTTCATTAGAATTCCCACTGCCCAATGACCCTCCCCCCACGTAACCATGGCCATGACATGGAGTCACAACACTGATCTGATTCACGCCCAGCTCCTCTGTCTTTATACTGACAGCAGAGTACAGTCAGGGAGGCCCCTGGCAGGCTGCAAACAGCTTAATTTATTTACATGCTACCGATGACCCCGCCGATGTGTGTAGCTGAACAGGAAGCAAGATGCGTCTCACCAGGGTCACTATATGTTGCTTGCTTTTTAACATGGCTGGCCCAGATCTGAGCAATGATGTCAAGGCCTCCAGCTAGAGTCACTATCATGTTAGCGTGGGATATCTCTGAGCTTGGAGTGCAGTAAATGAGATTATCTGTCACAGTGCTAATGCACAGCCTGCAACCTGCTTAGTGCAGCAGGCCACAGCTGCTCCAACTGGTCTGGAAATGTACCACCCCCACCTTGGAGAAATACTGAGAAAGCATCTTTCTATCCATCCCTCTATTTGATTGAGCAATAAATTATAAACTAGACATTGAGCACTTGAACATTGCATTATATTGTCCATAACCGTATATACATAATACACAGTTGTATTTTATTCCACCGTTTTTGCACATGTACAAACATGGTTGTGTAGACAGTAACTGGGTGGGGCAGGCCAGCGTGGCGGCACAGTGATGAAGGTCAGAGAAGAGCACTGCTCTTGCCGTCTACCAGAGTTGTAATGTGAGACTGGAGCTCTCTGCCCACTGCAGATTAGTCTCCATATGATCATACTGTCTCTGTCAGCTGGCAGACTTTCCATAGTCAGTGTCTGCTCTTAATGTACTAATCATTGGTGCCGTCCGGGGAGAGTAATGTCTCCGGTCtctgtttctgtatttcttGTGTAAATATGTGTACTTATGTTTGCTGTTTACTACATATATACATCTGTCCACACACATCAGAGCTGctttaacagttttttgttgtgtgtgtacagaCAGCGGTGAAGTCCGCTGCAAGGAGCTGCAAAGGAGGTGTGAGGAGCTTGAGGCCCAGCtcaagaagaaggaggaggagaacacagagCTGCTCAGGGACCTTGAGCAGAAGAACGCCATGATCTCTGTCCTGGAAAACACCattaaggagagagagaagaagtacctggaggagctgaagatgaagagcCACAAGCTGGCTGTTTTATCCGGGGAGCTGGAGCAGAGAGCGAGCACGATTGCTTACCTGACCTCACAGCTTCACGCCACCAAGAAGAAGCTGTTGGCCGGCAGTTCGTCTGAGGCCAGCCCCAACGTTAGTCCAGTCACTTCATACAAGCCCTCGCCTCCACCGGCCAAAGACAGGCAACCTGAAACCCCACGGCGACGCATGAAGAAGAGTCTCTCCCAGCCTCTTCACCCAGAGTTGACTGAGGTGTATCGGCTCGGCCCGGACGGTAGGCGGTTGGTTCTGCGGGAGACCGTAGACGCCATGCCAGACCCCACACCTTTCCTGCAGGCCGGGAGAGACTCTCCCGAACCGCAGGTGGTGCGAGAACGGCCTGCCGTCATCCCTCCTATATCCTCCGAGCGCTCCCCCATGGCTCCCCTGGGTGCCAGCCCCCGACACAGCCCTGCTCGGGACCGTCAGCACAGGGCTCACGTGGGCGTGGCCCACCGCATTCCACATGGCACCCCTCCAATGGCCCCACCGCAAGCAGAGCTGGAGACACTGGCAGTGGACCAGGTCAAAGATGAGAAGGTTGTGCGGAAGCGCTCGGGAACTGACAGAACAGTTTAACACTGCAAAGCTAAcatgcacataaatgcacacacacacacacacacacacacacacacacacacacacacacacacacacacacacacacacacacacacacacacacacacacacacacacacacacacacacacacacatccactgtAAACACACTGCAAGAGCAGGAAGGAGCCTGATCCACTGTGTAGCCTGCTTTTTACGCAACACTGCAATATGAAAAATGATATgttaaaaattataattttgtcCATGGTATTCCATAAAGACTTGTTTTTCTTAATATACATTAGAAAATGACTACTATAAAGCATGCcaaatgtttcttatttacAACCAACGAGATCTTGTATAATACACAGCTTGACTTTTGCTTAGACTTTCTCTTCATTCTGTTTTATGAAGTGCATACAACAAATTCTCAGCCAAATATCTGCATCAGTGCCTGCTGGACCGGATCAACCATACACAAACTGTGTCGTGTATTCATGGCTCATAGTTACAGTTACATATCTCTATCTGCTATATCTTCTCAACAACAGTCTGGACATATCAACAAACTATACAACACGATGTCTGCAGCTGCATAGGATAGAACTGAAATTATTAAACTACTACTCCCAGAATGTCT
This sequence is a window from Anoplopoma fimbria isolate UVic2021 breed Golden Eagle Sablefish chromosome 13, Afim_UVic_2022, whole genome shotgun sequence. Protein-coding genes within it:
- the ccdc92 gene encoding coiled-coil domain-containing protein 92, with amino-acid sequence MASANVTLENQLHSTQKNLLFLQQDHASTLKGLHAEIRRLQQQCTDLTYELTVRSSDPSDSGEVRCKELQRRCEELEAQLKKKEEENTELLRDLEQKNAMISVLENTIKEREKKYLEELKMKSHKLAVLSGELEQRASTIAYLTSQLHATKKKLLAGSSSEASPNVSPVTSYKPSPPPAKDRQPETPRRRMKKSLSQPLHPELTEVYRLGPDGRRLVLRETVDAMPDPTPFLQAGRDSPEPQVVRERPAVIPPISSERSPMAPLGASPRHSPARDRQHRAHVGVAHRIPHGTPPMAPPQAELETLAVDQVKDEKVVRKRSGTDRTV